Proteins from one Methanomicrobia archaeon genomic window:
- a CDS encoding IS5 family transposase encodes MRTFVDIGLNEAYRRVAQLGDKLAEIESLLDWEAFRPIVTELYDNKSKRGGRPNTDEVLMIKLLVLQQWHGLSDPELEKQVADRLSFRKFLGFPPTIPDFTTVWRFRERLAETGRDQAIWAELQRQLDALGLNVRKGVVQDATFIFADPGHAKADTPRGDEAKTRRSADGTWAKTGNKSHFGYKLHSKVDTDFGLIRELETTTASIHDSQIDLSREGEIAYRDKGYQGAGCKGYSATMKRGARDHPIGIRDTLRNRRISKKRAPGERHYAGIKRVFNAGHVLVTTVERVNVKMIFTDLSFNLYQLCTLKRQGVV; translated from the coding sequence ATGAGAACTTTTGTTGATATCGGCTTGAACGAGGCATACCGGCGAGTGGCGCAACTCGGCGATAAACTTGCGGAGATCGAATCGTTGCTTGATTGGGAAGCGTTCCGTCCAATAGTGACCGAGCTGTACGATAATAAGAGCAAACGAGGCGGTCGCCCGAATACTGATGAAGTGCTGATGATCAAACTGCTGGTGCTTCAGCAGTGGCACGGGCTCTCTGATCCAGAACTGGAGAAACAGGTCGCGGATCGGCTCTCGTTCAGGAAGTTCCTCGGTTTTCCCCCTACTATTCCGGATTTTACGACCGTCTGGAGGTTTCGAGAGCGGTTGGCCGAGACCGGTAGAGATCAAGCGATCTGGGCGGAGCTCCAGCGGCAGCTTGATGCGCTCGGCCTGAATGTGCGAAAAGGGGTCGTTCAGGACGCGACGTTTATCTTCGCGGATCCTGGGCATGCGAAGGCGGACACGCCACGCGGCGATGAGGCAAAGACGCGGCGGAGTGCCGACGGTACGTGGGCGAAGACGGGCAACAAATCCCATTTTGGCTACAAACTCCACAGCAAAGTAGATACTGACTTCGGTCTCATTCGAGAACTTGAAACGACCACGGCGTCGATTCACGACAGCCAGATAGACCTCTCCCGAGAGGGCGAGATCGCCTATCGCGATAAGGGGTATCAGGGTGCAGGGTGCAAGGGTTACTCCGCGACGATGAAACGCGGTGCTCGGGATCATCCTATCGGCATCCGGGATACGTTGCGAAATCGCCGCATCAGCAAAAAGAGAGCTCCCGGTGAGCGTCACTATGCCGGGATTAAGCGTGTATTCAACGCTGGACACGTGCTGGTTACCACAGTGGAGCGGGTCAACGTGAAGATGATCTTCACCGATCTT